A stretch of Myceligenerans xiligouense DNA encodes these proteins:
- a CDS encoding TetR/AcrR family transcriptional regulator, which yields MKTPPPDLAVRLLEVSEQVLYDDPPPRLADVAGLVGASRATLYYYFAGRDDLVAFLLTAHARQGAEVVGAALGPDDPPEMRLGVMVETLARFLGDRPGICAGLLGALGGNLGLREALEANDTWIAGPLRDLLAEGAAAGVLAVEDVADASNAVLGALLLGVLGRSASGADATDGAFHRRITQQILRGVLR from the coding sequence GTGAAGACACCCCCACCGGATCTGGCGGTGCGCCTGCTCGAGGTGAGCGAGCAGGTGCTCTACGACGACCCGCCGCCCCGGCTGGCTGACGTCGCCGGGCTCGTGGGCGCCTCGCGGGCGACGCTCTACTACTACTTCGCCGGCCGCGACGACCTGGTCGCCTTTCTGCTCACCGCCCACGCCCGGCAGGGGGCCGAGGTGGTCGGGGCCGCGCTCGGCCCGGACGATCCGCCCGAGATGCGCCTGGGCGTCATGGTGGAGACGTTGGCGCGGTTCCTCGGCGACCGCCCGGGCATCTGCGCCGGGCTGCTCGGTGCCCTCGGCGGCAATCTCGGCCTGCGCGAGGCCCTCGAGGCCAACGACACGTGGATCGCCGGCCCGCTGCGTGACCTTCTCGCCGAAGGTGCGGCCGCGGGCGTTCTCGCCGTGGAGGACGTCGCGGACGCGAGCAATGCCGTCCTCGGCGCGTTGCTGCTCGGCGTGCTCGGTCGTTCCGCGTCGGGCGCCGACGCCACCGACGGCGCGTTCCACCGGCGGATCACCCAGCAGATCCTGCGCGGCGTCCTGCGGTAG
- a CDS encoding SDR family oxidoreductase — protein sequence MAGRFEGRVTVITGASRGIGFAIARWLVAEGGSVVVTGRDETALAAAVAELGEERAVGVAGKVDDAEHRAAALSAAVDRFGALDHLVNNAGINPAYGPLAELDLAAARKILEVNVIAALEWSRDAVAVAARAAGPSCLRSIVNMASAAGTGGSPGIAFYGVSKAALINLTQQLAGELAPGTRVNALAPAVVRTSFARALYEGRDEQVAADYPLGRLGEPSDVAGPAAFLLSDDAAWVTGQTLLVDGGVSVRALG from the coding sequence ATGGCAGGCAGGTTCGAGGGCAGGGTCACCGTGATCACCGGCGCGAGCCGGGGCATCGGCTTCGCGATCGCGCGGTGGCTGGTGGCCGAGGGCGGTTCGGTGGTCGTCACGGGCCGCGACGAGACCGCGCTCGCCGCCGCGGTGGCCGAGCTCGGTGAGGAGCGGGCCGTGGGCGTGGCCGGCAAGGTGGACGACGCCGAGCACCGCGCGGCCGCGCTGTCCGCGGCGGTCGACCGGTTCGGCGCCCTGGATCACCTGGTCAACAACGCGGGCATCAACCCCGCCTACGGGCCCCTCGCGGAGCTGGATCTCGCCGCGGCCCGCAAGATCCTGGAGGTGAACGTGATCGCCGCGCTGGAGTGGTCGCGCGACGCGGTCGCCGTGGCGGCCCGCGCGGCCGGTCCCTCCTGCCTGCGCTCGATCGTCAACATGGCCTCCGCCGCCGGGACGGGTGGCTCGCCGGGCATCGCGTTCTACGGCGTCTCCAAGGCCGCCCTGATCAACCTGACCCAGCAGCTCGCCGGCGAGCTCGCGCCCGGCACCCGCGTCAACGCGCTCGCACCCGCGGTGGTCCGCACCTCGTTCGCGCGAGCCCTGTACGAGGGCCGCGACGAGCAGGTCGCCGCGGACTACCCGCTCGGGCGCCTCGGCGAGCCGTCCGACGTCGCCGGCCCGGCCGCGTTCCTCCTGTCGGACGACGCGGCCTGGGTCACCGGGCAGACCCTGCTGGTGGACGGCGGGGTGAGCGTCCGTGCGCTGGGCTGA
- a CDS encoding ATP-binding protein: protein MIGREPEAARLARMVAGARAGQGSAIVLRGEAGIGKSALLAHVADTAAADLLVLRAVGVESESELPFAALHLLLRPAAHLVDRLPATQRQALRRAFREEHGDAPDRFLIGLAVLTLLADLAEERPLLCLVDDAQWLDRASLDALLFASRRLEAERIALVLAVRDAAGLPVDGVPELPLSALGRADSERLLAEHVAGLGPQARDRVIAEAEGNPFALLHFAAHLSDEQRSGHLAPLPLGTSEASSGGRLERSVSAAVQRLPDRTRLLLLVAAADGSGELALVLRAAQALGAGPPDLAAAERTALVEVADGHLRFHHPLIKAAAYHEAPMLRRAAAHRALAELLSGDEHADRRAWHLAAAALEPDEEVSGILAETGRRAQARGAHGAAATAYERAAQLTADRGRRARWLAAAAEAMLAAGQLDRAAAGAARGRRLTADSVLLARLDRVRGAVEAEQGDPVSAMHLLISAASGVAGVAPSDAATLLASAAGQAWFAGEHGELRKAADLLTSLGSAVEPHQLPVTAAVRGMERLAAGDPAAGLSHLRRAAPPAGTAAADQLAGTYAVFGALMTGDDDAAGELAAARVDACRAQGLVGALPHALAMLTQAQILRGGYAEAAESGAEAWRIADDTGQTGRLRHLRGVLARLAAIRGDDEECLRLAGRPQGAAEERHGSGWGDSSLSLLDLARARYARAAERLTPLLRGPLGHTVVVTFAVADFVEACARLGEPDRAVAAFTRFDAWTEASGRPWARAVAHRCRALLAPSDGADAHYDAALRLHARDGRPFERARTELVYGEWLRRERRRADAAVQLRAARRTFASLGAAPWAERAGRELVAAGGRVARAEPDGPGSALDALTPQELQVVRLAATGATNRQIGAQLFLSPRTVGSHLYRAYPKLGVSSRAELAGLVVPARPCTG, encoded by the coding sequence GTGATCGGCAGAGAGCCTGAGGCCGCCCGGCTGGCCCGGATGGTCGCCGGGGCGCGTGCCGGGCAGGGCTCCGCGATCGTCCTGCGTGGCGAGGCCGGGATCGGCAAGTCGGCTTTGCTGGCGCACGTCGCCGACACGGCGGCCGCCGACCTGCTCGTACTGCGAGCGGTCGGTGTCGAGTCCGAGTCCGAGCTGCCCTTCGCGGCCCTGCATCTGCTGCTGCGTCCGGCCGCGCACCTGGTCGACCGGCTTCCCGCCACCCAGCGGCAGGCGCTCCGGCGTGCTTTCCGTGAGGAGCACGGGGACGCCCCGGATCGCTTTCTCATCGGACTCGCCGTGCTGACGCTTCTCGCCGACCTCGCCGAGGAGCGCCCGCTGCTGTGCCTCGTCGACGACGCCCAGTGGCTCGACCGGGCCTCGCTCGACGCGCTGCTGTTCGCGTCACGGCGGCTGGAGGCCGAACGGATCGCCCTGGTCCTCGCCGTTCGTGACGCGGCGGGCCTCCCCGTCGACGGCGTCCCGGAGCTTCCGCTGTCCGCGCTGGGCAGAGCGGACAGCGAGCGGCTGCTCGCCGAGCACGTGGCCGGCCTCGGTCCGCAGGCGCGCGACCGCGTGATCGCCGAGGCCGAGGGAAACCCGTTCGCGCTCCTGCACTTCGCCGCCCACCTGTCGGACGAGCAGCGGTCCGGGCACCTGGCACCGCTGCCGCTGGGGACGTCGGAAGCCTCGTCCGGCGGTCGCCTGGAGCGGTCCGTCAGCGCGGCCGTCCAGCGGCTCCCCGACCGGACCCGCCTGCTGCTCCTGGTCGCCGCCGCGGACGGCTCGGGCGAACTGGCCCTCGTCCTGAGGGCGGCCCAGGCGCTCGGTGCCGGCCCGCCGGATCTGGCGGCCGCGGAGCGTACCGCCCTGGTCGAGGTCGCGGACGGTCACCTGCGATTCCACCACCCGCTGATCAAGGCGGCGGCCTACCACGAGGCGCCCATGCTGCGGCGCGCGGCGGCCCATCGCGCCCTCGCCGAGCTCCTCTCCGGCGACGAGCACGCCGACCGCAGGGCCTGGCACCTCGCCGCCGCCGCGCTCGAGCCCGACGAGGAGGTCTCGGGGATCCTCGCGGAGACCGGCCGGCGTGCCCAGGCCCGCGGTGCCCACGGCGCCGCCGCCACGGCCTACGAACGAGCGGCGCAGCTCACCGCGGACCGGGGGCGCCGCGCCCGGTGGCTGGCCGCGGCGGCCGAGGCGATGCTCGCGGCCGGGCAGCTCGACCGTGCCGCCGCTGGCGCCGCGCGAGGCCGTCGGCTGACGGCCGATTCCGTGCTGCTGGCCCGTCTGGACCGGGTGCGGGGAGCGGTCGAGGCCGAGCAGGGCGACCCCGTGTCCGCCATGCACCTCCTGATCTCCGCCGCGTCGGGTGTCGCCGGCGTCGCGCCGTCCGACGCGGCGACCCTGCTCGCCTCGGCCGCCGGACAGGCCTGGTTCGCGGGGGAGCACGGCGAGCTCAGGAAGGCCGCCGATCTCCTGACCTCCCTCGGTTCCGCCGTCGAGCCGCACCAGCTCCCCGTGACCGCCGCGGTGCGCGGGATGGAGCGCCTGGCCGCCGGCGACCCGGCGGCGGGCCTGTCGCACCTGCGCCGAGCCGCGCCCCCCGCGGGGACCGCCGCCGCCGATCAGCTCGCGGGCACCTACGCCGTGTTCGGCGCGCTGATGACCGGCGACGACGACGCGGCCGGCGAGCTGGCGGCGGCACGGGTGGACGCGTGTCGCGCCCAGGGCCTCGTCGGCGCGTTGCCGCACGCGCTGGCGATGCTCACCCAGGCGCAGATCTTGCGCGGCGGCTACGCCGAGGCGGCCGAGTCCGGCGCCGAGGCCTGGCGGATCGCGGACGACACGGGACAGACGGGCCGGCTGCGGCATCTGCGGGGTGTCCTGGCGCGGCTGGCCGCCATCCGCGGCGACGACGAGGAATGCCTGCGGCTCGCCGGCCGTCCCCAGGGGGCCGCCGAGGAACGCCACGGCTCCGGCTGGGGCGACAGCTCGCTGAGCCTGCTCGACCTCGCGCGGGCCCGGTACGCCCGGGCGGCCGAGCGGCTGACGCCGCTCCTGCGCGGTCCGCTCGGCCACACCGTGGTCGTCACGTTCGCGGTCGCCGACTTCGTCGAGGCGTGTGCCCGGCTCGGCGAGCCCGACCGTGCCGTCGCGGCGTTCACCCGGTTCGACGCCTGGACCGAGGCGAGCGGCCGGCCCTGGGCGCGGGCGGTCGCGCACCGCTGCCGCGCCCTGCTCGCCCCGTCCGACGGCGCCGATGCCCACTACGACGCCGCACTCAGGTTGCACGCCCGCGACGGCCGTCCCTTCGAGCGGGCCAGAACCGAGCTGGTCTACGGTGAGTGGCTGCGCCGGGAGCGACGTCGGGCCGACGCGGCCGTCCAGCTCCGCGCCGCGAGGAGGACCTTCGCCTCGCTGGGCGCCGCGCCCTGGGCCGAGCGGGCCGGACGGGAGCTGGTCGCGGCCGGCGGGCGGGTCGCGCGAGCGGAGCCGGACGGCCCCGGCTCCGCGCTCGACGCACTGACCCCGCAGGAACTCCAGGTGGTGCGGCTTGCCGCGACCGGAGCCACGAACCGGCAGATCGGCGCCCAGCTCTTCCTCAGCCCCAGGACCGTGGGCTCCCATCTGTACCGGGCCTATCCCAAGCTCGGTGTCTCGTCACGCGCCGAGCTGGCCGGCCTCGTCGTGCCTGCCCGCCCGTGCACCGGGTGA
- a CDS encoding TetR/AcrR family transcriptional regulator has protein sequence MRTKNVADEVTRAALELFSTRGYANTSVQQIVEAAGVTKGAMYHYFTSKDDLLFAIYERMLSLQKSRLDEITARGGPAEEVLRAVCVDVMETSIEFLPEGTVFFRSVHMLSEDRQKEVTRRRREYNDQFAAIVERGQASGVFRDDVPMAVLIAHFFSDVHYLSHWYRPEGPETKTEVAQQVTDLFLRSIRKET, from the coding sequence ATGCGTACCAAGAACGTCGCCGACGAGGTGACCCGGGCCGCCCTCGAACTGTTCTCGACGCGCGGCTACGCCAACACGAGCGTGCAGCAGATCGTCGAGGCGGCCGGCGTCACCAAGGGCGCCATGTACCACTACTTCACGTCCAAGGACGACCTGCTGTTCGCCATCTACGAGCGGATGCTGTCCCTGCAGAAGAGCAGGCTGGACGAGATCACCGCCCGCGGAGGCCCCGCCGAGGAGGTCCTCCGCGCGGTGTGCGTGGACGTCATGGAGACGTCCATCGAGTTCCTGCCCGAGGGCACGGTCTTCTTCCGCAGCGTGCACATGCTCTCCGAGGACCGCCAGAAGGAGGTGACCCGCCGCCGCCGCGAGTACAACGACCAGTTCGCCGCGATCGTCGAGCGCGGGCAGGCCTCCGGGGTGTTCCGGGACGACGTGCCGATGGCGGTGCTCATCGCCCACTTCTTCTCCGACGTGCACTACCTCTCGCACTGGTACCGGCCCGAGGGCCCGGAGACCAAGACCGAGGTCGCCCAGCAGGTGACCGACCTGTTCCTGCGCAGCATCCGGAAGGAGACCTGA
- a CDS encoding alpha/beta hydrolase family protein has product MQSGTAPHHRPHRRRTLAAALAAAAVGLGALAAPAQAADNPYERGPNPTESSIEATRGYYSVSDESVSSLAPGFGGGTIYYPTTRTDGTFGAVAVVPGYTASESTIEWLGARVASQGFVVFTIDTDTRLDQPRQRGDQLLAALDYLTERSDVADRVDPSRLAVMGHSMGGGGTLEAAKDRPSLKAIIPMTPWNLDKTWGDVEVPMLDFGAEYDTIASPTTHAKPFYNTHGGEKMYIELNSATHFAPNTNNTTIAKYSIAWLKRWVDNDTRYTQFLCPTPTSWLYIEESASTCGF; this is encoded by the coding sequence ATGCAGTCAGGAACCGCACCGCACCACCGCCCGCACCGTCGTCGGACGCTCGCCGCCGCCCTGGCCGCCGCCGCGGTCGGGCTCGGCGCCCTCGCCGCCCCGGCGCAGGCCGCCGACAACCCGTACGAGCGCGGCCCCAACCCCACGGAGTCGAGCATCGAGGCCACGCGGGGGTACTACTCCGTGTCCGACGAGTCGGTCTCCTCGCTGGCGCCCGGCTTCGGCGGCGGCACCATCTACTACCCGACCACGCGCACCGACGGCACGTTCGGCGCGGTCGCCGTCGTGCCGGGCTACACGGCGTCCGAGTCGACGATCGAGTGGCTCGGCGCGCGGGTGGCCTCCCAGGGCTTCGTGGTGTTCACGATCGACACCGACACCCGCCTGGACCAGCCGCGGCAGCGCGGCGACCAGCTCCTGGCCGCACTCGACTACCTGACCGAGCGCAGCGACGTCGCCGACCGGGTCGACCCGTCCCGGCTCGCCGTCATGGGCCACTCCATGGGCGGCGGTGGCACGCTCGAGGCGGCGAAGGACCGGCCCTCGCTCAAGGCGATCATCCCGATGACCCCGTGGAACCTGGACAAGACCTGGGGTGACGTGGAGGTCCCGATGCTCGACTTCGGCGCGGAGTACGACACCATCGCCTCGCCGACGACGCACGCCAAGCCGTTCTACAACACCCACGGCGGCGAGAAGATGTACATCGAGCTGAACTCCGCCACGCACTTCGCGCCCAACACGAACAACACGACGATCGCGAAGTACTCGATCGCCTGGCTGAAGCGGTGGGTGGACAACGACACCCGGTACACGCAGTTCCTGTGCCCGACGCCGACGAGCTGGCTCTACATCGAGGAGTCCGCGAGCACCTGCGGATTCTGA
- a CDS encoding alpha/beta hydrolase, whose amino-acid sequence MTRDTTRPTWLAWTVMAVACAGVVVVAWACATAWGAVLHGHPAYAVLLGLTTIGCALALRRSLHPPETRARWRRVLDVAGVVAGIGWLAATAWLRPFTAVEPALAAMASDADVTVTETATHVDLVPAGEPSGTAVLFQPGAKVEARAYAAVLRPLAEAGHTVVIVKQPLGVGFLAAGATADAREAHPEADRWVLGGHSLGGVVAAAETNDDRGVVAAAETDDDVDPGGSRAGEPGPPVVGLLLYASYPAGDLSASLTAEVASISGSRDGLSTTADIDASRANLPVDSTFTVVEGAVHADFADYGPQPGDGTPTLPRDDARNQISEASVRFVDGLGD is encoded by the coding sequence ATGACCCGGGACACCACCCGTCCGACCTGGCTCGCCTGGACCGTCATGGCCGTGGCGTGCGCCGGGGTCGTCGTCGTCGCCTGGGCCTGCGCGACGGCGTGGGGAGCCGTGCTCCACGGACACCCCGCGTACGCCGTGCTGCTCGGGCTGACGACGATCGGCTGCGCCCTCGCCCTGCGGCGGAGCCTCCACCCACCGGAGACCCGCGCCAGGTGGCGCCGGGTGCTCGACGTCGCGGGGGTGGTCGCGGGGATCGGGTGGCTGGCCGCGACGGCCTGGCTGCGCCCGTTCACCGCCGTCGAACCCGCACTCGCGGCGATGGCGTCCGACGCGGACGTCACGGTGACCGAGACGGCGACGCACGTCGACCTGGTGCCGGCGGGCGAGCCGAGCGGGACCGCCGTCCTCTTCCAGCCCGGAGCAAAGGTCGAGGCCCGGGCGTACGCCGCCGTCCTGCGCCCGCTCGCGGAGGCCGGGCACACGGTCGTGATCGTCAAGCAGCCGCTCGGCGTCGGCTTCCTCGCGGCCGGCGCCACCGCCGACGCCCGCGAGGCGCACCCCGAGGCGGACCGGTGGGTGCTCGGCGGACACTCCCTCGGGGGCGTCGTCGCCGCGGCCGAGACGAACGACGACCGGGGCGTGGTGGCCGCGGCCGAGACGGACGACGACGTCGACCCGGGCGGGTCACGCGCTGGCGAGCCGGGCCCCCCGGTGGTCGGCCTGCTCCTGTACGCGTCCTACCCCGCCGGGGACCTGAGCGCGTCGCTCACGGCCGAGGTCGCGTCGATCTCGGGGTCCCGGGACGGGTTGTCCACCACGGCGGACATCGACGCCTCCCGCGCGAACCTCCCGGTGGACAGCACGTTCACCGTGGTGGAGGGCGCCGTGCACGCGGACTTCGCCGACTACGGCCCCCAGCCCGGCGACGGCACCCCGACGCTCCCCCGCGACGACGCCCGGAACCAGATCTCCGAGGCGAGCGTGCGGTTCGTCGACGGGCTCGGGGACTGA
- a CDS encoding SDR family NAD(P)-dependent oxidoreductase yields the protein MIQISAYGPWAVVTGASSGIGEAFAHQLAAAGLNVVLAARSADKLESLGAALAVRHGISYRTVAVDLSLPDAATHLVEATAGLDVGLLVSNAGTGAPGRFLDQEITDLRRRLTLNAGSHLELIHAFGRRFAARGRGGMVLMSALGAAHGIPNMAQDSAAKGYLLHLGETLHHELAHDGVAVTVVMPGNVDTPIIDTLGFARKDLPVRPQPVEKAVREMITAFLKGRATHVPGRMMRVMVRLMPRSQSIRMNGRMLGNAARNLAERERIGA from the coding sequence ATGATCCAGATCAGCGCATACGGCCCATGGGCGGTCGTCACCGGAGCCTCGTCCGGCATCGGCGAGGCCTTCGCCCACCAACTCGCGGCAGCCGGCCTGAACGTCGTGCTCGCCGCCCGCTCCGCCGACAAGCTCGAATCACTGGGCGCCGCCCTGGCCGTGCGGCACGGCATCTCGTACCGCACGGTCGCCGTGGACCTCAGCCTCCCCGACGCCGCCACGCACCTCGTCGAGGCGACGGCGGGCCTCGATGTGGGCCTCCTCGTGTCCAACGCCGGCACCGGCGCACCCGGCCGGTTCCTCGATCAGGAGATCACCGACCTACGGCGGCGCCTCACCCTCAACGCCGGCTCCCACCTCGAACTGATCCACGCCTTCGGCCGGCGGTTCGCGGCCCGAGGACGCGGCGGAATGGTGCTGATGTCCGCCCTAGGCGCCGCGCACGGCATCCCCAACATGGCGCAGGACAGTGCCGCCAAGGGGTACCTGCTCCACCTCGGCGAGACCCTCCACCACGAACTCGCCCACGACGGGGTCGCCGTCACGGTGGTGATGCCGGGCAACGTCGATACGCCCATCATCGACACGCTCGGGTTCGCCCGGAAGGACCTCCCGGTGCGACCCCAGCCGGTCGAGAAGGCGGTCCGGGAGATGATCACCGCGTTCCTCAAGGGCAGGGCGACCCATGTCCCTGGGCGCATGATGCGCGTGATGGTCCGGCTGATGCCACGCTCGCAGTCGATCAGGATGAACGGCCGAATGCTCGGGAACGCCGCGCGCAACCTCGCGGAGCGGGAGCGGATCGGCGCGTAG
- a CDS encoding FAD-dependent oxidoreductase — protein MTDVIVVGAGPTGLLLAGDLAEAGLSVTLLERRGSEISNLSRAFGVHARTLEQLDARGLADPLVKRSVGRVADARLFAAVHVHFDELPSRFPFLLVSPQYTVEQVLRERAVDAGADLVHDAEFTDLTQDDTGVVVRARDADGTVTSRRAAYVVGTDGVRSRVRDAIGQPFPGESVIRSIMLADVRLAEEPEEALTVNGNGDEFAFLAPFGDGWWRVFCWDRRADVPESAPLDLDEVRAVTRRALGTDHGMSEARWTSRFHSDERQVPEYRVGRVFLAGDAAHCHSPAGGMGMNTGLQDAANLSWKLAAVLRGAPESLLDTYHSERHPVGREVLQASGTLIRLAMLRSGAGRAVRGLLGGTAIKIPAVHSRAIGRLSGVGFDYDAPGGADRRVGDRVPDQDLADGRRLYEALHGGRFVLLSPGGTADVDGWADRVRVVAPAEDTGECLLVRPDGYVGAITAPGDTAAIREALTGLCGAPSAQPSATRSRRPRSTSPGA, from the coding sequence ATGACCGATGTCATCGTCGTCGGAGCCGGTCCCACCGGGCTCCTGCTGGCCGGCGACCTCGCCGAGGCGGGCCTGTCCGTCACGCTGCTGGAGCGGCGCGGCAGCGAGATCTCGAACCTCTCGCGGGCCTTCGGTGTCCACGCCCGCACCCTGGAACAGCTGGACGCCCGCGGCCTCGCCGACCCGCTCGTGAAGCGCTCGGTCGGCCGGGTCGCCGACGCCCGGCTGTTCGCCGCCGTGCACGTGCACTTCGACGAGCTCCCGAGCCGCTTCCCCTTCCTGCTCGTCAGCCCGCAGTACACCGTGGAACAGGTCCTGCGGGAGCGCGCCGTCGACGCCGGGGCCGACCTGGTGCACGACGCCGAGTTCACCGACCTGACCCAGGACGACACCGGCGTCGTCGTGCGGGCCCGCGACGCCGACGGGACCGTGACCTCCCGGCGGGCCGCCTACGTCGTCGGCACCGACGGCGTCCGCTCCCGGGTCCGGGACGCCATCGGGCAGCCCTTCCCCGGGGAGTCCGTCATCAGGTCGATCATGCTCGCCGACGTGCGACTCGCCGAAGAGCCCGAGGAAGCCCTCACCGTCAACGGCAACGGCGACGAGTTCGCCTTCCTCGCCCCGTTCGGCGACGGCTGGTGGCGCGTCTTCTGCTGGGACCGCCGCGCGGACGTGCCCGAGAGCGCCCCGCTCGACCTCGACGAGGTCAGGGCGGTCACGAGGCGCGCCCTGGGCACCGACCACGGCATGTCCGAGGCGCGCTGGACCTCGCGGTTCCACTCCGACGAGCGACAGGTCCCCGAGTACCGTGTCGGCCGGGTCTTCCTCGCCGGCGACGCCGCGCACTGCCACTCGCCCGCCGGCGGCATGGGCATGAACACCGGTCTGCAGGACGCCGCGAACCTGTCCTGGAAGCTGGCCGCCGTCCTGCGCGGCGCGCCCGAGAGCCTGCTCGACACCTACCATTCCGAGCGCCACCCCGTCGGCCGCGAGGTGCTCCAGGCCAGCGGCACCCTGATCCGCCTCGCCATGCTCCGCTCCGGCGCCGGCCGGGCCGTGCGCGGTCTCCTCGGCGGAACCGCCATCAAGATCCCGGCGGTGCACAGCCGCGCCATCGGCCGGCTCAGCGGTGTCGGCTTCGACTACGACGCCCCCGGCGGCGCCGACCGTCGCGTCGGCGACCGCGTCCCCGACCAGGACCTCGCGGACGGACGCCGCCTCTACGAGGCGCTGCACGGCGGGAGGTTCGTGCTGCTCTCCCCCGGTGGCACGGCCGACGTCGACGGCTGGGCCGACCGGGTGCGCGTGGTCGCCCCCGCCGAGGACACCGGCGAATGCCTGCTCGTCCGCCCCGACGGCTACGTCGGCGCGATCACCGCCCCGGGCGACACCGCGGCGATCCGCGAGGCGCTCACCGGCCTGTGCGGTGCGCCGAGCGCTCAGCCCTCGGCGACCCGGTCTCGACGGCCGCGAAGCACTTCCCCAGGCGCCTGA
- a CDS encoding LuxR family transcriptional regulator produces the protein MRRSMPEGAARAARSGGPDRTPSSATLRRLEDGSIALVLRPADAPLAHDAVRTGAPLLLSVTSPASAAHEELARGLALLADGPLGEAYASLTLARSLAPDAPHDAGAAHLIRTASLAAADAAWAAGDPDACLDAIRAADAVPPPPAGGDGAAHPSPPPPDRAGDSLASHLAGLRALLELRPADAVGPLRRVVEAQRHGSPVALHRASVAALLLGDVEVSADLGRRALAAARAEGRDDVATQVLEYLAYAEMRCGRHSRACAHATEGLDLALRASQANSAAHHRAVLAFAASVEGDGDAVRGHAEAALATARRNGLAQTRTLAEWALARDDLGRGRADAAASRLTSLAREGRAGGHFAIRPLLLPDLVEAVVLAGRPEPAVPAVEAFAAWADFGVDAQATAQAFRCRALLAAAGVGVPGEAGRGPRQVPHPDEDDAGELFLRALDLHQDDPGELERSRTRFLYGRWLRRRRRLRAAREQLRVALHGFERCGAAGWADLARGELRAAGEEVAPGGRPAALTPHQLRIARAVATGATNREIAQQLAVSVRTVDHHLRGIFVALGVRSRVDVARMVHRDVDAVPSPHQTD, from the coding sequence GTGCGACGGAGCATGCCGGAGGGTGCTGCCCGGGCGGCGCGGTCCGGCGGGCCGGACCGCACGCCGTCGTCGGCCACGCTGCGGCGCCTCGAGGACGGCAGCATCGCCCTCGTCCTCCGCCCGGCCGACGCGCCCCTCGCCCACGACGCCGTGCGCACCGGGGCGCCCCTGCTGCTCAGCGTCACCTCGCCGGCGAGCGCGGCCCACGAGGAACTCGCCCGCGGCCTCGCCCTGCTGGCCGACGGCCCCCTCGGAGAGGCCTATGCCTCGCTCACGCTCGCCCGCTCCCTCGCCCCGGACGCGCCGCACGACGCGGGCGCCGCGCACCTCATCCGCACGGCGAGCCTCGCCGCGGCCGACGCCGCCTGGGCCGCGGGCGACCCTGACGCCTGCCTCGACGCGATCAGGGCGGCGGACGCCGTACCGCCCCCGCCCGCCGGTGGCGACGGCGCCGCGCACCCGTCGCCGCCCCCGCCCGACCGCGCGGGCGACAGCCTCGCCAGTCACCTCGCGGGCCTGCGAGCCCTCCTCGAACTGCGCCCGGCGGACGCCGTCGGGCCGCTGCGCCGGGTGGTCGAGGCGCAACGCCACGGGAGCCCGGTCGCGCTGCACCGGGCCTCGGTGGCGGCGCTGCTGCTCGGCGACGTCGAGGTGTCGGCGGACCTCGGGCGCCGCGCGCTCGCCGCGGCCCGGGCGGAGGGGCGCGACGACGTCGCCACCCAGGTGCTGGAGTATCTCGCCTACGCCGAGATGCGGTGCGGCCGGCACTCCCGGGCCTGCGCCCACGCCACGGAAGGACTCGATCTCGCGCTGCGCGCGTCCCAGGCCAACTCCGCCGCGCATCATCGCGCGGTCCTGGCGTTCGCGGCATCGGTGGAGGGCGACGGCGACGCGGTGCGCGGACACGCCGAGGCGGCGCTCGCCACCGCGCGGCGGAACGGCCTGGCCCAGACCCGCACCCTCGCCGAATGGGCGCTGGCGCGCGACGATCTCGGCCGCGGCCGGGCGGACGCCGCCGCCTCGCGCCTGACCTCGCTCGCCCGAGAGGGCCGGGCCGGCGGCCACTTCGCCATCCGGCCGCTGCTGCTCCCCGACCTGGTCGAGGCGGTGGTCCTGGCGGGGCGGCCCGAGCCGGCGGTGCCCGCCGTCGAGGCGTTCGCGGCCTGGGCCGACTTCGGCGTCGACGCCCAGGCCACCGCGCAGGCGTTCCGGTGCCGGGCGCTGCTCGCCGCCGCCGGCGTCGGGGTTCCCGGCGAGGCCGGCCGGGGGCCTCGTCAGGTTCCCCACCCGGACGAGGACGACGCCGGGGAGCTGTTCCTGCGGGCGCTCGACCTGCACCAGGACGACCCGGGTGAGCTGGAGCGGAGCCGCACGCGGTTCCTGTACGGCCGGTGGCTGCGCCGTCGGCGCCGGCTCCGGGCGGCACGGGAGCAGCTCCGGGTCGCCCTGCACGGGTTCGAGCGGTGCGGTGCCGCCGGGTGGGCGGACCTGGCCCGGGGCGAGCTGCGCGCGGCGGGGGAGGAGGTCGCGCCCGGCGGCCGGCCCGCGGCACTCACGCCGCACCAGCTCCGCATCGCCCGGGCGGTGGCGACCGGGGCGACGAACCGGGAGATCGCCCAGCAGCTCGCGGTGAGCGTGCGGACGGTGGACCACCACCTGCGCGGCATCTTCGTGGCGCTGGGGGTGCGTTCCCGGGTCGACGTCGCACGGATGGTGCACCGGGACGTCGATGCGGTACCGTCTCCCCATCAAACCGACTAG